The following proteins come from a genomic window of Lycium ferocissimum isolate CSIRO_LF1 chromosome 4, AGI_CSIRO_Lferr_CH_V1, whole genome shotgun sequence:
- the LOC132051918 gene encoding non-functional pseudokinase ZED1-like — protein sequence MHHWMKGLLTRIKLVSSASAKRRAKEQDYYLENGGLVLEELLGLCDGNCRIPIRYFSAMEIERAIKHSESKMDPSGVNLITGSLNNRLVLVRLSGSNIYRDIAITAQMSYLKNVLRLVGCCQEFESPVMVYEYVEGISLKDLLIKKGNHDQTRKALSWGNRLRISNAVASAVVFLNTEFTTPIIHRNIKPGNVIIDQNSGVAKIVDFSLSISLPPGKLEVEDTPCGTYGYADPEYVSLGIVTHKTDVYSFGVLLFVLLTGKQLSNTITSNREEGNAMDPLDILSPYVREANVMDVTDPAILEEHGIEIHQQLEDYWDLVKKCTTYKGEDRPYMIHVARELRRIDKCYCALTLGQK from the coding sequence ATGCATCATTGGATGAAGGGACTACTCACAAGAATAAAACTAGTTTCCTCTGCCTCTGCAAAAAGGCGGGCGAAAGAGCAGGACTATTATTTAGAGAATGGAGGTCTAGTGCTGGAGGAGCTTCTTGGTTTATGTGATGGAAATTGCCGAATTCCCATCCGTTACTTCAGTGCCATGGAGATCGAGAGGGCAATAAAACACTCTGAAAGCAAAATGGATCCATCCGGTGTGAATTTGATTACAGGCTCGCTGAACAACCGGCTCGTTTTAGTAAGGTTGTCTGGCAGTAATATCTACCGAGATATAGCAATTACTGCTCAGATGAGCTATCTCAAGAATGTGCTGAGACTTGTCGGTTGCTGCCAAGAATTTGAATCACCAGTTATGGTGTATGAATATGTTGAAGGTATATCTCTTAAAGATCTACTTATCAAAAAGGGTAATCATGATCAAACTAGAAAAGCATTGTCTTGGGGAAATAGATTACGGATTTCCAATGCGGTCGCTTCAGCAGTCGTTTTTCTCAACACCGAATTTACTACGCCAATCATCCACAGAAATATAAAGCCAGGGAATGTGATAATAGATCAGAATAGCGGCGTTGCCAAAATAGTAGACTTCTCATTGTCCATATCATTGCCTCCAGGTAAATTGGAGGTAGAAGATACTCCGTGCGGAACATACGGGTACGCAGATCCAGAATATGTCTCCCTGGGTATTGTTACTCATAAAACTGACGTCTACAGCTTCGGGGTTCTTCTCTTTGTGCTATTAACTGGAAAGCAATTGTCGAATACTATAACTTCCAATAGGGAAGAGGGTAATGCTATGGATCCACTCGACATTTTAAGCCCCTATGTTAGAGAGGCTAATGTAATGGATGTAACGGATCCTGCCATTTTGGAAGAGCATGGAATTGAGATTCATCAACAATTGGAAGACTACTGGGATCTTGTTAAAAAATGCACAACTTACAAGGGGGAAGATAGACCATACATGATTCATGTTGCAAGGGAATTACGCCGAATTGACAAGTGTTACTGTGCCCTCACTCTTGGTCAGAAATAA
- the LOC132051917 gene encoding serine/threonine-protein kinase ZRK1-like, which produces MHHFKGLARKNLVSSASAERRKKEQHYYLKNGSSVLEEILALCDGNCRIPIRYFSAIEIQRATEHSAKKIKLSALDLVTGSLNNRLVLVRFNELNFDNIHRDIAITAQMSHLKNVLRLVGCCLEFESPVMVYEYVEGISLRDLLFKKGNHDDQTRRSLLSWGNRLRIANQVASAVVFLHTEFTTPIIHRDIKPHKVIIDQNSGVAKMVDFSFSISLPPGKLEVQAGFLGTAGYIAPEYGRHDIVTQKIDVYSFGVLLFELLIGESVHDIIMNRMAIPKEGTNFENLTPNIVDSYFTEGNVIDIADPAILEERGIEIRQQLEDYLDLVKKCTAYKGENRPYMIHVARELRRIEKCYRALTLGQK; this is translated from the coding sequence ATGCATCACTTCAAGGGACTCGCAAGGAAGAACCTAGTTTCCTCTGCCTCTGCAGAAAGGCGGAAGAAAGAGCAGCATTATTATTTAAAGAATGGAAGTTCAGTGCTGGAGGAGATTCTTGCTTTATGCGACGGAAATTGCCGAATTCCCATCCGTTATTTCAGTGCCATAGAGATCCAGAGGGCAACAGAGCACTCTGCAAAGAAAATAAAGCTCTCAGCTCTGGATTTGGTTACGGGCTCTCTGAACAACCGCCTTGTTTTAGTTCGGTTCAATGAACTGAACTTCGATAATATTCACCGAGATATAGCAATTACTGCTCAGATGAGCCATCTCAAGAATGTGCTCAGACTTGTCGGTTGCTGTCTAGAATTTGAATCACCAGTTATGGTGTATGAATATGTTGAAGGTATATCTCTTAGAgatctacttttcaaaaaaggtaATCATGATGATCAAACTAGAAGATCATTATTATCTTGGGGAAATAGATTACGGATTGCCAATCAGGTTGCTTCTGCAGTCGTTTTTCTCCATACAGAATTTACTACGCCCATCATCCACAGAGATATAAAGCCTCACAAAGTGATAATAGATCAGAATAGCGGTGTTGCCAAAATGGTGGACTTCTCATTTTCCATATCATTGCCTCCTGGGAAATTGGAGGTACAAGCTGGATTTCTAGGAACAGCCGGGTATATAGCTCCTGAATATGGCCGTCATGACATTGTTACTCAAAAAATTGACGTCTATAGCTTCGGGGTTCTTCTCTTTGAGCTATTAATTGGAGAAAGTGTGCACGATATTATCATGAATAGAATGGCAATTCCAAAAGAGGGgacaaattttgaaaatctcACACCCAACATCGTCGATAGCTATTTTACAGAGGGTAATGTAATAGATATAGCGGATCCTGCCATTTTAGAAGAGCGTGGAATTGAGATTCGACAACAATTGGAAGACTACTTGGATCTTGTTAAGAAATGCACAGCTTACAAGGGAGAAAATAGACCATACATGATTCATGTTGCAAGGGAATTACGCCGAATTGAGAAGTGTTACCGTGCCCTCACTCTTGGTCAGAAATAA